Proteins encoded in a region of the Cytophagia bacterium CHB2 genome:
- a CDS encoding TonB-dependent receptor, giving the protein MPKKLLLALAALVSFSALAIAGTTGKIVGTVKDAETGLPLPGVNVILTGTTIGAATAADGYYVIPFVPAGTYTLRATIIGYTAYEVTQVRVNIDLTTTINISMKSEVLTGEEVVVVAQRPVVQKDVSASTANLNIKEVEALPIVRLENVVALQAGVRYGDDGIIIRGRVTDNTASQTAFVVDGITLRDERDNKPYTAISYTAIEEIQIQTGGFNAEYGNIRSGVVNVTTKEGSKDRYSFGMISRYSPAAQKHFGPSPHDRNSYWVRPFVDDAVCWTGTDNGAWDEFTRKQYAPFEGGWNAVAQARLRDDDPTNDLTPQALQQLYLWQHRRQLDIVDPDYDFDVSLGGPVPVIGKALKDLRFFASYRTSQDMYVIPLSRDGYRDYNMQLKLTADITPKMKLMIEGINGRERGTNNNNAGLPGLFRSTGSIASALNRVSYIETRMFNTDYWAPSAITRNSIGAKLTHVLNPSTFYEATLHYFRSKYDTNPGRPRDTTPRYEFGDGYLVDEGPFGFYAFPAPGLGTPDFRMGFGMSNSRDSSKVGVLAAKFDISKQMGRFNQVKAGVEYVYTDNNVNYAQWDYYLPDNNSLSTWHTFPQRGALYVQDKLEFEGMIANLGLRLDYSHAGGDWYVIESPFDPAFSGAKADGIDTLLSKTATERKFSLSPRLGVAFPISVNSKLYFNYGHFRQLPTPDDLFLFRRSASTKEVVRIGNPNNPLQKTVAYELGYEHNLFDQYLLRLAGYYKDVSDQPRLVRYRSTRNAVNYQITEPTNYEDIRGFEFTLSKNRGNWFQGFLNYTYQVNTFGNFGFAQYVDIRSQQQIYENDTRTHYQTKPLAQPFARANVYFFSPSAFGPQVAGWHPLENWRLNILASWSSGAYYTPPGGANITEIQNILHWKNFYSVNLRLSKTFRLANADIQLFMDMNNVFDIKYMSQGGFVDAEDYERYLKSLHYPEAVGNTLRNFDAGYSPVVGDDRPGDYRTVPYEPYDPNDPDEARKQRILETKAYIDMPNQEFLTFLNPRDVFFGLQLSFNLF; this is encoded by the coding sequence ATGCCCAAAAAGTTACTTCTCGCGCTCGCTGCTCTTGTTTCTTTTTCAGCGCTCGCAATCGCCGGAACAACCGGCAAAATTGTGGGCACGGTGAAGGATGCCGAGACCGGCTTGCCGTTGCCGGGTGTTAATGTCATTCTCACTGGCACGACCATCGGCGCGGCGACGGCGGCGGATGGCTATTATGTGATACCTTTTGTTCCCGCCGGCACATACACCCTCCGCGCCACCATTATCGGCTATACCGCCTATGAAGTCACCCAGGTGCGTGTGAATATCGATCTGACCACCACCATCAACATCTCGATGAAATCAGAGGTGTTGACCGGCGAAGAGGTGGTCGTCGTGGCACAGCGGCCGGTCGTGCAAAAAGACGTCTCGGCTAGCACCGCAAATCTGAATATCAAAGAGGTCGAGGCCTTGCCGATCGTGCGCCTCGAAAATGTCGTGGCGTTGCAGGCGGGCGTGCGCTATGGCGATGACGGCATCATCATTCGCGGCCGGGTTACGGACAATACTGCCAGCCAGACCGCGTTCGTGGTCGACGGCATCACGCTGCGCGATGAGCGCGACAACAAGCCCTACACCGCCATCAGCTACACAGCCATCGAAGAAATTCAAATTCAAACTGGCGGATTTAATGCGGAATATGGCAATATCCGCTCGGGTGTCGTCAATGTCACCACCAAGGAAGGCAGCAAAGATCGCTATAGCTTCGGCATGATTTCACGCTATAGCCCGGCCGCGCAAAAACACTTCGGCCCTTCCCCGCATGATCGCAATTCCTACTGGGTCCGGCCGTTCGTCGACGATGCCGTGTGCTGGACTGGAACCGACAACGGTGCGTGGGATGAGTTCACCCGCAAGCAGTACGCCCCGTTCGAAGGCGGCTGGAACGCAGTGGCGCAAGCTCGTTTAAGAGATGACGATCCCACCAACGATCTCACGCCACAAGCTTTGCAGCAACTTTATTTGTGGCAACATCGCCGCCAACTTGACATCGTTGACCCGGATTATGACTTTGACGTGAGTTTGGGCGGCCCGGTGCCGGTGATCGGAAAAGCCCTTAAAGACCTGCGTTTCTTCGCCTCCTACCGCACCTCGCAGGACATGTACGTCATTCCGCTCTCGCGTGACGGCTATCGCGACTACAACATGCAATTGAAGCTCACCGCGGATATCACACCCAAGATGAAGTTGATGATCGAAGGCATCAACGGTCGCGAGCGCGGAACCAACAACAACAATGCTGGCTTGCCCGGCCTGTTCCGCTCCACCGGCAGCATTGCTTCGGCGCTGAATCGCGTGAGCTATATTGAAACGCGCATGTTTAATACCGATTACTGGGCGCCTTCCGCGATCACCCGCAACAGCATCGGCGCCAAGCTCACCCACGTGCTCAACCCTTCGACATTCTATGAAGCGACCTTGCATTACTTCCGCTCCAAGTATGACACCAACCCCGGGCGGCCGCGCGACACCACCCCCCGTTACGAATTTGGCGACGGCTATCTAGTGGACGAAGGGCCCTTTGGCTTTTACGCCTTTCCAGCGCCGGGCTTGGGCACGCCGGATTTTCGCATGGGCTTCGGCATGAGCAATTCGCGCGACAGCAGCAAAGTGGGCGTGCTTGCGGCCAAGTTCGATATCAGCAAACAGATGGGTCGTTTCAACCAAGTCAAAGCCGGCGTCGAGTATGTCTATACCGACAACAATGTCAACTATGCCCAGTGGGACTATTATCTCCCCGACAACAATTCGCTATCAACCTGGCACACCTTCCCGCAACGCGGCGCCTTGTACGTGCAGGATAAACTCGAATTCGAAGGCATGATCGCCAATCTCGGCCTGCGGCTGGACTATTCCCATGCCGGCGGCGACTGGTATGTGATTGAGAGTCCCTTTGACCCCGCCTTTTCCGGCGCTAAGGCCGACGGCATCGACACCCTGCTGAGCAAGACCGCAACCGAGCGGAAATTCTCCCTCAGCCCGCGCCTGGGGGTCGCCTTTCCCATCTCCGTGAACAGCAAACTCTACTTCAACTACGGTCATTTCCGCCAGCTTCCCACGCCGGATGATCTCTTCCTGTTCCGGCGCTCTGCTTCAACCAAGGAAGTAGTGCGGATCGGCAACCCCAACAATCCTCTGCAAAAAACCGTGGCCTATGAATTGGGCTATGAGCACAATTTGTTTGATCAATATCTTTTGCGCTTGGCCGGCTACTACAAGGACGTATCAGATCAACCACGTTTGGTGAGATACCGCAGCACGCGCAACGCCGTGAACTATCAAATCACCGAGCCGACGAACTATGAAGACATTCGCGGCTTTGAATTCACACTTTCCAAAAATCGCGGCAACTGGTTTCAGGGCTTTCTGAATTACACCTATCAAGTCAACACCTTTGGCAACTTCGGCTTCGCGCAATATGTTGATATTCGCAGCCAGCAGCAGATCTATGAGAACGACACGCGCACGCATTATCAAACCAAGCCCCTGGCGCAGCCGTTCGCGCGCGCGAATGTTTATTTCTTTTCGCCCTCTGCTTTCGGTCCGCAAGTGGCAGGCTGGCATCCCCTGGAAAACTGGCGTCTCAATATCCTGGCGAGCTGGTCTTCCGGTGCTTATTACACGCCCCCCGGCGGCGCGAACATCACGGAAATTCAAAACATCCTGCATTGGAAGAATTTCTATAGCGTGAATCTGCGTTTGAGCAAGACCTTCCGCCTCGCCAATGCCGATATTCAATTGTTCATGGATATGAACAATGTTTTCGACATCAAGTACATGTCCCAGGGCGGATTCGTGGACGCGGAGGATTACGAACGCTATTTGAAGTCATTGCATTACCCGGAAGCGGTCGGAAATACCCTGCGTAATTTCGATGCCGGCTACTCGCCCGTTGTCGGCGATGATCGTCCGGGCGACTATCGCACCGTGCCGTACGAGCCGTACGATCCGAATGATCCCGATGAAGCCCGCAAGCAAAGAATTCTCGAGACCAAGGCCTATATCGATATGCCGAATCAGGAGTTTCTCACGTTTCTCAACCCGCGGGATGTCTTTTTCGGATTGCAGTTGTCGTTCAACCTATTTTGA